Below is a genomic region from Natranaerobius trueperi.
AGCAAACAACCGCTGGTTCATCTTTTAACTGTTCAGCTTGTTCTCTAGAAATTGCCATATTGAACCCCCCATTTACGTTATTCTTTTAATTTTCTAACAAGTCTGTCACCCATAGTTCTATTTACATGATCAGTTGAGTGAAAAACACCTAATTTCAGTTTAGGTGCAACACCCATAACTGTATTTGTACAATCTGCACAAGTACCTGTTATTACTGCATCTGCTTTATTCTTCTTTAGATTTAGTATTTTTTCAGCCTGCCCTGGGCATTCACCTGGATTAGTACACTTTAAATTGCCATTTTTCATCTCAACCGCCTGTTTACACTTTTCAGTACCAACAACTTCTGCACCCATTTTTTCGGCTAACTCAGTTAGTCTCTCTCCTTGGCCTCCACAGCCACATTCTAAAAGACCAACTTTCATTTTTTCTCTATTTGGAAGGGGTAATGTAACTATTACACCTCCTGTTGTTTTATTCACTGGAGTTTCTAAAGTGACATTTTGACCAGTAAAAGGACCACCCATTATTATTTCACCAACAGAATTCGAAAGACCACCACTTTCCTCGATTAACTCTTCTATTGTAGTTCCTAATGGTACATCGAACAAAGGTTTTTGAGTACGTCCTTCACCAATTCTTCCTACTAAAGTTATATCTTTCGCAACTACTGGAGTTCTATCAACTATTGCTCTCTTAACATTTAAAAGTGTTTCGATATTAAGAACTACAGTATTTGCCTCTAAAGGTAACTCATCTGGTTCTAATAATTTACCTAACACTTCTCTTATGATCGCTCGTTCTTCCCCCATGGGGTATATGTCTTTAACTGTTTTTACTTCAATCTTTTCTTCATCTTTTAATTTATTAGTTAATACATCAACAACTTTTTTTTCCTTTTCT
It encodes:
- the prdC gene encoding proline reductase-associated electron transfer protein PrdC — encoded protein: MKKITLMNHIGEPAEPLVEIGETVETGQVIAKSEEDALGSIYHSSIEGKVKDVTNEAIFIKPLDKDGLPIQEMSPESEKDILKLDEDDSLSLIKAAGVVGSGGAGFPTYKKLDLDLGGEGIVIANGVECEPYLLHNKERMKKNPEDIITGIKTAMSLVNANKAYIVVKEKEKKVVDVLTNKLKDEEKIEVKTVKDIYPMGEERAIIREVLGKLLEPDELPLEANTVVLNIETLLNVKRAIVDRTPVVAKDITLVGRIGEGRTQKPLFDVPLGTTIEELIEESGGLSNSVGEIIMGGPFTGQNVTLETPVNKTTGGVIVTLPLPNREKMKVGLLECGCGGQGERLTELAEKMGAEVVGTEKCKQAVEMKNGNLKCTNPGECPGQAEKILNLKKNKADAVITGTCADCTNTVMGVAPKLKLGVFHSTDHVNRTMGDRLVRKLKE